In Burkholderia pseudomultivorans, the DNA window CGCGGCGCTCGCGCGGTTGTAGCGGCGGCTTTGCGATGCGCGGGCCGTGGCCCGCCGGTTGCGCCGGTTCGAGGCGTCGGCAGATCGAATAGCATTCCTGATGTTGTCGTTCGATGCGCCGTGCGATACAGGCGCAGACTGCCTCGCGTTCCTTCATGTGCGATGCCGCACCGAGCGCGTCGAAACCCGCGCCGGCGTTTCGTAGTCGGGTTCCGTGTCGCGCACGCGCGTTCTATACTCGGTCGCGCAGTCTCCGAGAGCCGTTCTCACCCAACATCACCGAAACAAGGAACGCCGATGCTGACTCGCTCGATACTTTCCGCCGCCGCCTTCTCGCTTGCGGCCTGTGCGACCGCGCCGTCGATTGCGCAGGACAACCAGGGCAACGAGGGCAATGCCTTCGCCGAGGCCGGCGCACAGGGCCGCCCGGTCAAGGTCATGATCATCACGATGTTCGGGCCGGAAGGGCAGGCCTGGCTCGACCGGATCGGCCCGTGGCGCGACGTCGCCGTGCCGGGCCTGTCGCCCGACTACCCGAACGTCCACTGCAACCGGCAGGACGTCTGCGTGGTGACGACCGGCATGGGCTATGCGAATGCCGCGTCGACGATCATGGCGCTGACGTTCTCGCAGCGCTTCGACCTGCGGCGCACCTACTTCCTGATCTCCGGCATCGCGGGCGTCGACCCCGCGCAAGGCACGGTCGGCTCCGCCGCGTGGTCGAAGTATCTCGTCGATTTCAGCCTGCAATGGGAGCTCGACGCGCGCGAGATTCCCGCCGGCTGGAACACCGGCTATCTCGGCATCAACACGAAGAGCCCGAACGACAAGCCGCCGCTCGACTATCGCACCGAGGTGTTCCAGCTCAATCCGAAGCTGGCCGACGCCGCGTATGCGCTGTCGCGCAACGTCATGCTCGCCGACAGCGCACAGGCGCAGGCCGCGCGCGCGAAATTCACCTACGCGCCGGCGAACCGGCCGCCGACGGTGATCCAGTGCGATACGTCATCCGGCAACACGTGGTTCTCCGGCACGCTGATCGGCGAGCGTGCGCGTCAGTGGACCAAGATCCTGACGGACGGCAAGGGCACGTACTGCATGACCGCGCAGGAAGACAACGCAACCTACGAAGCGCTCAAGCGCGCGGCGAGCGTGAAGCGGGTCGACCTGTCGCGCGTCGCGGTGCTGCGCACCGGTTCGGATTTCGACCGGCCGTACGACGGGCAGACGAGCGCCGACAACCTGCTGAACTATGCGGACCAGGGCGGCTTCGCGCCGGCCACCGAAAACCTGTACCGTGCGGGCAATCCGCTGGTGCAGGAGATCGTCACGCACTGGGGCGAGTGGCGCGACGGCGTGCCGCGCCGCTGATGGCCGGGCGTCCGGCCGCGCCGGTCAATGCGATCGCGGGGCCGAGCGGAACGGCGTCCAGACCGGCGTGCTGTCGTCCCAATGGTCGAGCGGCGAAGGAAGTTGATCGTTCATCATCTGCTCCAGCAACTAACTGATTGAGTCGTCGTCGCCACGCCGCGCAGCGGGTTCGCTGGCTGCGCGGCGTGATTCGTTTACCGGCCCGCGCCTGCGAGCTGGTTGCCTTCCGGCGTCGGGCGATACGGACCTTGAGCGAGTTCGAGCCCTTGCGGATACGACGTCGCCTTGCGCAGGTACGCAAGCGTGCCGTCGCGGCGTGCCTGCTCGACTTCCGCGTTGACCTCGGCGCGCGTGCGCGGGCCGTTGTGCTGCGAGTACCACGACGTGTTGCCGTAGTCGCCGGCATGCGGTGCGGACGTATCGGCGAAGGCCGGCGCCGACACGGCGAGTGCCAGGGCGACGGCGGAAAGAAGGTTGCGGCGGTTCATGACATCACTCCTGTATCGGCGGAGCCGGCGCTGCGGCGCCGGCTCCGGTCCCGTCGTCGGACGGGACGCGTTGGATGCGCAACGGGTGCGCTACAGGGTTTACTCTAGGTGTCCGATCCGACGCGATAAATGCCGTGGACGCGAATTGAATTGTCGTGTCAGAGGAACAATCGTCATCCGCACGGCCGGCGCGGGTATTCGCAAACGGTCGGAAGCCGCTTCGGGCGGGGCTCGCGCCGATGTCGGGCCGGCTGCGCGGCGCGCGTTGCGCGATTGGCCGCGTGCGACACAAAGGTGTGCTGCGGATTCAGGAAGGATCCGGGCGCGACGGCGCGCCCGGCCGTGCGAAAGCGACGCGGCGCACGGACCGGACAGCCCGTGCGCCGCGCTGCTGTTCCGCGCGCGGGACGCGCGGATCAGCGGATCAGATCAGGCGACCCACTCGTTGATCACCGGCGTGTCGAGTGCCGGCGCGCGTTCGGCTTCCTCGAACGTGCGCTTGCTGCACGTCGCGTCGAGGCAGCCCTTGCCGCTCAGCAGCGGGCAGCGATCGAACACTTCGGCGATCCAGTCGACGAACACGCGCACCTTCGGCGACAGGTGGCGGCTGTGCGGATACACGACCGAGATCGGCATCGGCAGCGGCTTGATGCCGGGCAGCACTTCCTTGAGCCGGCCCTCGCGCAGGTGCGGCAGCACCATGAACAGCGGCGGCTGGATCAGCCCGAAGCCTTCGAGCCCGCAGGTCACGTACGCGTCCGCGTCGTTGACCGACACGATGCCGTTCATCTTGACCTCGGTTTCCTTGCCGTCGATCAGGAACGACCAGTCGATCGTGCGGCCCGTGCGGCTCGAGAAATAGTTGACGGCCTTGTGGTCGCTCAGGTCCTCGATGGTCTGCGGCTCGCCGTGCCGTTCGAGATACTCGGGCGACGCAACCGTCACGCCTTCGAACAGGCCGACGCGGCGCGCGACGAGCGACGAATCCTGCAGCGCACCGACGCGGATCACGCAGTCGACGCCTTCCTGCAGCAGGTCGACCGGTCGATCGGACAGGCCCAGCTGCAGATCGATGTCCGGATAGCGCGTATGGAATTCGCACAGCGAAGGAATGACGAGCAGCCGTCCGATCGAGCCGGGCATGTCGATACGCAACTTTCCGTGCGGCTTCCGGTTGTTGTTCTGGAAGCTCGCCTCGGTTTCCTCGACGTCCGCGAGGATCCGCACGCAGCGTTCGTAGTACGCGGCGCCGTCGGGCGTCAGCGACAGCCGGCGCGTGGTCCGGTGCATCAGCCGCACGCCGAGGAATGCTTCGAGATTCTGGATGATCGTCGTGACGGACGCCCGCGGCAGGCTGAGCGTTTCTGCTGCTTTGGTAAAGCTGCTTGTATCGACGACGCGAGTAAACACCTGCATGGCCTGAAGCCGGTCCATCACAACCTCCGCAATCTAATGAGCCGCCGGAACAAAGAGGCTGCGCGGCCTCGTAGGCGACGCAGCCTCTGATTGTTCGGGGGCGTTGAATTGTGTTGCCGGATTATAGGCATTTATCCCAATGTCTGCCGGACCCAGAATTCGTTCCATCTCGAAATGGATGCTGCATCGTCATGGACGCTTCCGAATTCAGCAAATTCCTGCAGGCGGCGCTGCCCGCCGAAGCCAGGCCCGGCGCGGCGCTGACGGTCGCCGAGGTGGAAATCCCCGGCTACGCGCAGGACATCGCGCTGCGCGTTTATCGCCGCGCGGACAAGACCGGGTTGCCAGTAGTGCTTTACTTCCACGGCGGCGGCTTCGTGCGCGGCACGCTCGAGGACGCCGACTTCGCCGCGCGCTTTTTAGCAGAACGCTTACCAGCGCTCGTAGTCTCGGTCGATTATTCGCTCGCGCCGGCGTTCCCGTTTCCGGCCGCGCCGGAAGATGCGTATCGCGCGGCGGTGTGGGCCGCGACGCGCGCCCGTGCGTTCGGCGGCAACCCGAAGAAGATCGGCGTCGCCGGACACGACGCGGGCGGACAGCTCGCCAACTGTCTCGCGTTCATCGCGCGCGACCGCGGCGAAGTGTCGATCGTCGCGCAGGCGCTGTTCGGGCCGATGCTCGATCCGAGCATGACGCGCATCGGCGATGCCGACCGCCTCGCCTCCGACATCACGCCGCGCGAATGCGCGGCATGCTATCGCGCGTATCTGCCCGAGGCGGCGCAGCGCATGCATCCGTATGCGGCGCCGCTCGAATCGTCGCGCCTCGCGGGCTTGCCGCCGACGCTCGTCGTCACCGCCCAGAACGACGTGCTGCATGTGGAAGCGGAGAAATATGCGGGCTGCCTGATCTCGTCGGGCGTGCTGACGCAGGTGATCCGCTACCCGGACGTCACGCACGCCGCGCTAGCGACGCACGAAGCCGCGTTCGAAGAGGCCGTGCGCTTCTTCCAGTGCCGCTTCCAGGCACGCCAGCCGAACCGCAACGAATAACCAATCCAATCCACGCTTACTGGAGATCCAAATGGCCATCCTACGCACCTCCCGTTCACGCATCGCGACAGCGGCGATCGTGACGCTCGCCGTCGTCGGCCTCGGGACGTTCGGCGCGATGCGCGTCAACGCGAACGCACCCGAGAAGGCCGTCGCCCCGCTGCCGGAAGTCGACGTCGCGGCCGTCGTGCCGCAGACCGTGACCGACTGGCAAAGCTATTCGGGCCGCCTCGAAGCGGTCGAGAAAGTCGACGTGCGCCCGCAGGTGTCGGGCACGATCGTCGCGGTGAACTTCAAGGACGGCGCGCTCGTGAAGAAGGGCGACGTGCTGTTCGTGATCGATCCGCGCCCGTATCAGGCGGAAGTCGACCGCGCCGCCGCTCAGCTCGCGGCCGCGCAGGCGCGCAACGGCTACGCGCAGACCGACTGGCAGCGCGCGCAGCGGCTGATCGGCGACAACGCGATCGCGAAGCGCGATTTCGACGAGAAGCAGAACGCGGCGCGCGAGGCGACCGCGAACCTGAAGGCCGCCGAAGCCGCGCTCGAAACCGCGCGCATCAACCTCGGCTACACGCGGATCACCGCGCCGGTGTCGGGGCGCGTGTCGCGCGCCGAAATCACGGTCGGCAACGTCGTGTCGGCCGGCGCCTCGGCCGCGCCGCTCACGACGCTGGTATCGGTGTCGCCGATCTACGCGTCGTTCGATGCGGACGAGCAGACCTACCTGCAATACATCAACGGCGCGCGCGACGGCCGCAAGGTGCCGGTCGAGCTCGGGCTCGCGAACGAGACCGGCTATTCGCGCAGCGGCGTGATCGACTCGGTCGACAACCGGCTCGACACGTCGTCGGGCACGATCCGCGTGCGCGCGCGTTTCGACAATGCGGACGGCACGCTGGTCCCGGGCCTGTATGCGCGCGTGAAGGTCGGCGGCAGCGCGCCGCACCAGGCGCTGCTGGTCGACGACGCGGCGATCAACACCGACCAGGACAAGAAGTTCGTGTTCGTCGTCGATGCGCAGGGCCGCGTGTCGTATCGCGAAGTGCAGCAGGGCATGCAGCACGGCAACCAGCGCGTGATCGTGAGCGGGCTGGCCGCCGGCGACCGCGTGATCGTCAACGGCACGCAGCGCGTGCGGCCCGGCGAGCAGGTGAAGCCGCACATGGTCCCGATGTCGGGCGGCGATGCGCCGTCCGCGCCGCTCGCGGACAACGCGAAGCCGGCCGCAACGGCGAAGGCGGATTCGTAAGCGGCCCGCCGCTACGCATTCGCGTTCAACCAGACAGAGCCATCCATGAACATTTCCAAATTCTTTATCGACCGGCCCATCTTCGCAGGAGTCCTATCGGTGATCATCCTGCTCGGCGGGGTGATCGCGATGTTCCTGCTGCCGATTTCGGAATATCCGGAGGTCGTGCCGCCATCGGTGATCGTGAAGGCGCAGTATCCCGGCGCGAACCCGAAGGTGATCGCCGAGACGGTCGCGTCGCCGCTCGAAGAGCAGATCAACGGCGTCGAGGACATGCTCTACATGCAGTCGCAGGCGAACAGCGACGGCAACATGACGATCACCGTCACGTTCAAGCTCGGCACCGATCCGGACAAGGCCACGCAGCTCGTGCAGAACCGCGTGAACCAGGCGCTGCCGCGTCTGCCGGAAGACGTGCAGCGGCTCGGCATCACGACCGTGAAGAGCTCGCCGACGCTGACCATGGTCGTGCACCTGATCTCGCCGGACAACCGCTACGACATGACGTATCTGCGCAACTACGCGCTGATCAACGTGAAGGATCGCCTGTCGCGGATCCAGGGCGTCGGCCAGGTGCAGCTGTGGGGCTCGGGCGACTACGCGATGCGCGTGTGGCTCGATCCGCAGAAGGTCGCGCAGCGCGGGCTCGCCGCCGAGGACGTCGTGCAGGCGATCCGCGAGCAGAACGTGCAGGTCGCGGCCGGCGTGATCGGCGCGTCGCCGTCGCTGCCGGGCACGCCGCTGCAGCTGTCGGTCAACGCGCGCGGCCGCCTGCAGACGGAAGACGAGTTCGGCGACATCGTCGTGAAGACGACGCCGGACGGCGGCGTCACGCATCTGCGCGACATCGCGCGGATCCAGCTCGACGCGTCCGAATACGGGCTGCGCTCGCTGCTCGACAACAAGCCGGCCGTCGCGATGGCGATCAACCAGTCGCCGGGCGCGAACTCGCTGCAGATCTCGGACGAAGTGCGCAAGACGATGGCCGAGCTGAAGCAGGACATGCCGGCGGGCGTCGACTACAAGATCGTCTACGACCCGACGCAGTTCGTGCGTTCGTCGATCAAGGCCGTCGTGCACACGCTGCTCGAAGCGATCGCGCTGGTCGTGATCGTCGTGATCGTGTTCCTGCAGACCTGGCGCGCGTCGATCATTCCGCTGATCGCGGTGCCGGTGTCGATCGTCGGCACGTTCTCGCTGCTGCTCGGTTTCGGCTATTCGATCAATGCGCTGTCGCTGTTCGGGATGGTGCTCGCGATCGGGATCGTGGTCGACGATGCGATCGTCGTGGTCGAGAACGTCGAGCGCAACATCGAGAGCGGGATGAGCGCAAGGCAGGCGACCTACAAGGCGATGCAGGAAGTGAGCGGGCCGATCATCGCGATCGCGCTGACGCTGGTCGCCGTGTTCGTGCCGCTCGCCTTCATGTCGGGCCTGACCGGCCAGTTCTACAAGCAGTTCGCGATGACGATCGCGATCTCGACGGTGATCTCGGCGTTCAACTCGCTGACGCTGTCGCCGGCATTGTCCGCGATCCTGCTGAAGGGTCACGGCGACAAGGAGGACTGGCTCACGCGCGTGATGAACCGCGTGCTCGGCGGTTTCTTCCGGCGCTTCAACAAGGTGTTCCATCGCGGTGCGGAGCACTACGGCCGCGGCGTGCGCGGCGTGCTGTCGCGCAAGGCCGTGATGCTCGGCGTGTATCTGGTGCTGGTCGGCGCGACGGTGCTGGTGTCGAAGGTCGTGCCGGGCGGCTTCGTGCCCGCGCAGGACAAGGAATACCTGATCGCGTTCGCGCAGCTGCCGAACGGCGCGTCGCTCGACCGCACCGAGAAGGTGATCCGCGACATGGGTTCGATCGCGCTGAAGCAGCCGGGCGTCGAGAGCGCGGTCGCGTTCCCGGGGCTGTCGGTGAACGGCTTCACGAACAGCTCGAGCGCGGGCATCGTGTTCGTCACGCTGAAGCCGTTCGCGCAGCGGCACGGCAAGGCGCTGTCGGCCGGTGCGATCGCGG includes these proteins:
- a CDS encoding purine-nucleoside phosphorylase, with product MLTRSILSAAAFSLAACATAPSIAQDNQGNEGNAFAEAGAQGRPVKVMIITMFGPEGQAWLDRIGPWRDVAVPGLSPDYPNVHCNRQDVCVVTTGMGYANAASTIMALTFSQRFDLRRTYFLISGIAGVDPAQGTVGSAAWSKYLVDFSLQWELDAREIPAGWNTGYLGINTKSPNDKPPLDYRTEVFQLNPKLADAAYALSRNVMLADSAQAQAARAKFTYAPANRPPTVIQCDTSSGNTWFSGTLIGERARQWTKILTDGKGTYCMTAQEDNATYEALKRAASVKRVDLSRVAVLRTGSDFDRPYDGQTSADNLLNYADQGGFAPATENLYRAGNPLVQEIVTHWGEWRDGVPRR
- a CDS encoding DUF4148 domain-containing protein; this encodes MNRRNLLSAVALALAVSAPAFADTSAPHAGDYGNTSWYSQHNGPRTRAEVNAEVEQARRDGTLAYLRKATSYPQGLELAQGPYRPTPEGNQLAGAGR
- the ceoR gene encoding putative multidrug efflux transcriptional regulator CeoR — protein: MDRLQAMQVFTRVVDTSSFTKAAETLSLPRASVTTIIQNLEAFLGVRLMHRTTRRLSLTPDGAAYYERCVRILADVEETEASFQNNNRKPHGKLRIDMPGSIGRLLVIPSLCEFHTRYPDIDLQLGLSDRPVDLLQEGVDCVIRVGALQDSSLVARRVGLFEGVTVASPEYLERHGEPQTIEDLSDHKAVNYFSSRTGRTIDWSFLIDGKETEVKMNGIVSVNDADAYVTCGLEGFGLIQPPLFMVLPHLREGRLKEVLPGIKPLPMPISVVYPHSRHLSPKVRVFVDWIAEVFDRCPLLSGKGCLDATCSKRTFEEAERAPALDTPVINEWVA
- a CDS encoding alpha/beta hydrolase, with the protein product MDASEFSKFLQAALPAEARPGAALTVAEVEIPGYAQDIALRVYRRADKTGLPVVLYFHGGGFVRGTLEDADFAARFLAERLPALVVSVDYSLAPAFPFPAAPEDAYRAAVWAATRARAFGGNPKKIGVAGHDAGGQLANCLAFIARDRGEVSIVAQALFGPMLDPSMTRIGDADRLASDITPRECAACYRAYLPEAAQRMHPYAAPLESSRLAGLPPTLVVTAQNDVLHVEAEKYAGCLISSGVLTQVIRYPDVTHAALATHEAAFEEAVRFFQCRFQARQPNRNE
- the ceoA gene encoding multidrug efflux RND transporter periplasmic adaptor subunit CeoA yields the protein MAILRTSRSRIATAAIVTLAVVGLGTFGAMRVNANAPEKAVAPLPEVDVAAVVPQTVTDWQSYSGRLEAVEKVDVRPQVSGTIVAVNFKDGALVKKGDVLFVIDPRPYQAEVDRAAAQLAAAQARNGYAQTDWQRAQRLIGDNAIAKRDFDEKQNAAREATANLKAAEAALETARINLGYTRITAPVSGRVSRAEITVGNVVSAGASAAPLTTLVSVSPIYASFDADEQTYLQYINGARDGRKVPVELGLANETGYSRSGVIDSVDNRLDTSSGTIRVRARFDNADGTLVPGLYARVKVGGSAPHQALLVDDAAINTDQDKKFVFVVDAQGRVSYREVQQGMQHGNQRVIVSGLAAGDRVIVNGTQRVRPGEQVKPHMVPMSGGDAPSAPLADNAKPAATAKADS
- the ceoB gene encoding multidrug efflux RND transporter permease subunit CeoB encodes the protein MNISKFFIDRPIFAGVLSVIILLGGVIAMFLLPISEYPEVVPPSVIVKAQYPGANPKVIAETVASPLEEQINGVEDMLYMQSQANSDGNMTITVTFKLGTDPDKATQLVQNRVNQALPRLPEDVQRLGITTVKSSPTLTMVVHLISPDNRYDMTYLRNYALINVKDRLSRIQGVGQVQLWGSGDYAMRVWLDPQKVAQRGLAAEDVVQAIREQNVQVAAGVIGASPSLPGTPLQLSVNARGRLQTEDEFGDIVVKTTPDGGVTHLRDIARIQLDASEYGLRSLLDNKPAVAMAINQSPGANSLQISDEVRKTMAELKQDMPAGVDYKIVYDPTQFVRSSIKAVVHTLLEAIALVVIVVIVFLQTWRASIIPLIAVPVSIVGTFSLLLGFGYSINALSLFGMVLAIGIVVDDAIVVVENVERNIESGMSARQATYKAMQEVSGPIIAIALTLVAVFVPLAFMSGLTGQFYKQFAMTIAISTVISAFNSLTLSPALSAILLKGHGDKEDWLTRVMNRVLGGFFRRFNKVFHRGAEHYGRGVRGVLSRKAVMLGVYLVLVGATVLVSKVVPGGFVPAQDKEYLIAFAQLPNGASLDRTEKVIRDMGSIALKQPGVESAVAFPGLSVNGFTNSSSAGIVFVTLKPFAQRHGKALSAGAIAGALNQKYGAIKDSFVAVFPPPPVLGLGTLGGFKMQVEDRGAVGYARLADATNDFIKRAQQAPELGPLFTSYQINVPQLNVDLDRVKAKQLGVSVTDVFNTMQVYLGSLYVNDFNRFGRVYQVRVQADAPFRQRADDILQLKTRNAAGEMVPLSSLVTVTPTFGPEMVVRYNGYTAADINGGPAPGFSSGQAQAAIERIAHETLPRGVRFEWTDLTYQQILAGDSAMWVFPISVLLVFLVLAALYESLTLPLAVILIVPMSILSALTGVWLTQGDNNIFTQIGLMVLVGLSAKNAILIVEFARELEHDGRTPLEAAIEASRLRLRPILMTSIAFIMGVVPLVTSTGAGAEMRHAMGVAVFFGMLGVTLFGLMLTPVFYVVLRTLAGGKIHVAGKDSAGYGVPAQGVPASDA